One Belonocnema kinseyi isolate 2016_QV_RU_SX_M_011 chromosome 6, B_treatae_v1, whole genome shotgun sequence genomic region harbors:
- the LOC117175134 gene encoding 39S ribosomal protein L41, mitochondrial, which yields MASACLVITRGISTTCARYGKRNFRKFMLHGKRGSRFHKEREAGPDRQLPVDKRGVRDIGYMEGNLYNVVPEMIPEIIVPSLEGFKLKPYVTYQSENVTQEEFTPEDLFNAVYATKIADDFEKGQLTSDGQALNPSENEKLTPDEAKLRAAKTGADMFDADKEEIIRAYKKMIEDSKLKAKENLKTRIQY from the exons ATGGCTTCTGCGTGTTTGGTTATCACTCGAGGAATTTCAACGACGTGTGCTCGCTATGGAAAacgtaattttcgaaaatttatgttgCATGGTAAACGAGGATCCAGGTTccacaaagaaagagaggcgggTCCAGATCGTCAGCTTCCAGTCGACA AACGAGGCGTCAGGGACATTGGATACATGGAAGGAAATTTATATAATGTTGTACCCGAAATGATACCGGAAATCATTGTTCCCTCTCTGGAAGGCTTCAAATTAAAACCGTACGTCACGTATCAATCTGAAAATGTGACCCAGGAGGAGTTTACTCCTGAAGACTTGTTTAATGCAGTTTATGCCACAAAAATCGCAGATGACTTCGAAAAAGGCCAATTGACTTCCGATGGTCAAGCGCTAAATCCCAGCGAGAACGAAAAACTTACACCGGACGAAGCCAAACTTCGAGCGGCTAAAACTGGCGCGGACATGTTTGACGCCGATAAAGAAGAAATTATTCGGGCTTACAAAAAAATGATAGAGGACAGTAAACTCAAGGCAAAAGAAAACTTGAAAACTCGAATACAGTACTAA